A single genomic interval of Fusarium verticillioides 7600 chromosome 8, whole genome shotgun sequence harbors:
- a CDS encoding E3 ubiquitin-protein ligase synoviolin (At least one base has a quality score < 10) has product MPKMRLGWYAGASTALAGGVVLSAFYQRANFYSAMVYLAQSNFCLLVLVNFSFLVYSSFVYGLTRMFFGPLRAVEVEQLTERAWFAITETCLAMTIFREEIGAWFLVMFAALVTGKVWGWIGDGRVEVLEQQPPANPRLFHMRLSVSLTLSFIYDIYILRYTINTVIQQARPNMMVMFLFEFAVLATSSWRTAARYALSLTEQNIQEAQKRKRLAERRQEVRQEREAIIRRREMAAAAGEEVSDEPLPSEDDIDEMDIEVPGWSAKGEFVLWLDLITDLVKLGIYIVFFFMLLAFYGLPIHIMRDLFMTARDFIKRLGALLRYRKAIQEMNRYPDATQEELEREDTCIICREEMRPWDPENNPGAMDRIRPKKLPCGHILHLGCLKSWLERQQVCPTCRSPVTLGETAPRAGQNRAAGLRIELGGRRPANQPAANPGDAPAQGQLNGGAQPEQRPAGPRIFNIGPLRVGFGANGQQVRELAQQFGVPPAAPNPQGLVPPTPGAGTPIVAGQAAPATPLPTGDNLQNVGNLISQADQLIQREMQSLQLAHQELQTIHLLQAELYRLRQRQQHPEQQPNIQTQAIPPTVVPLPQPIIPQQFPMTPQMSMPPGFPQFPGIPPRQPSPLMARHGAPLNAVPIPAGSAELPEGVVIPPGWSLLPLQRLDGGQASTQPSPQVGPQATVADNINVPQTTSTVRQPSPIGSRTQEAQPAENPSSTPTEPRPPQLTPQFTRAVEPPHVVAPSPRMPNWGGSAQLFGNGSRLDHADPVTQNEPQAEGSSNQTGPVEATSQPSPTAEHTPQGTPPSHSDEDEASEIDLKEKGKARAVTVEEVEDEENVKD; this is encoded by the exons ATGCCCAAGATGCGACTTGGCTGGTATGCTGGG GCCTCGACGGCCCTCGCGGGTGGTGTTGTCCTCTCGGCTTTCTATCAGAGGGCTAACTTTTACTCGGCAATGGTATATCTCGCTCAGAGCAacttttgtttgttg GTCTTGGTCAACTTTTCCTTCCTTGTCTATAGCAGCTTCGTTTACGGTCTTACACGGATGTTCTTTGGCCCTCTCCGCGCCGTCGAAGTCGAGCAACTAACCGAGCGTGCCTGGTTTGCGATCACAGAGACATGTCTAGCAATGACCATATTCCGCGAAGAAATAGGAGCCTGGTTTCTGGTTATGTTTGCAGCTCTGGTGACAGGCAAGGTGTGGGGATGGATTGGTGATGGGAGAGTTGAGGTCCTTGAGCAGCAGCCGCCTGCGAACCCTCGCTTGTTCCATATGCGACTCAGCGTGTCGCTCACGCTAAGCTTCATCTACGATATCTACATCCTCCGATACACGATCAATACTGTTATTCAACAAGCACGACCCAACATGATGGTCATGTTTCTCTTCGAGTTTGCAGTCTTGGCCACCAGTTCATGGCGGACGGCAGCCCGGTATGCGCTGTCGTTGACGGAACAAAATATCCAGGAAGCGCAGAAACGTAAGCGACTGGCCGAAAGGAGACAAGAGGTCAGACAAGAACGTGAGGCTATCATTCGACGGCGTGAAATGGCGGCCGCCGCTGGCGAGGAAGTTTCGGACGAGCCACTGCCCAGCGAGGACGATATCGATGAAATGGATATTGAAGTACCAGGTTGGTCTGCAAAGGGAGAGTTTGTACTCTGGCTGGACCTGATCACAG ACTTGGTTAAACTTGGTATCTACATCgtgttcttcttcatgcttctGGCTTTCTACGGACTGCCCATTCATATTATGAGGGATCTTTTTATGACAGCCCGGGATTTCATTAAGCGTCTGGGTGCTTTATTGCGATATCGAAAAGCCATTCAAGAGATGAATCGTTATCCCGATGCAACTCAGGAAGAGCTCGAACGCGAGGACACCTGCATTATCTGCCGTGAGGAGATGCGACCCTGGGATCCAGAGAACAACCCAGGCGCAATGGATAGAATTCGACCCAAGAAGTTACCTTGCGGACACATTTTGCATCTCGGCTGCCTCAAGAGCTGGCTTGAGCGTCAGCAGGTTTGTCCTACTTGTCGAAGCCCTGTTACCCTTGGCGAGACAGCTCCTCGTGCTGGCCAGAACCGGGCTGCTGGTCTTCgaattgagcttggaggCAGGCGTCCAGCGAACCAACCAGCAGCAAACCCAGGAGATGCTCCCGCTCAGGGGCAACTGAACGGAGGAGCACAACCTGAACAGAGGCCAGCTGGTCCTCGTATCTTCAACATTGGCCCTCTTCGAGTGGGGTTTGGCGCCAACGGACAACAAGTCAGAGAACTTGCGCAGCAATTTGGCGTGCCACCAGCTGCTCCCAACCCTCAAGGGCTGGTTCCTCCAACACCGGGCGCTGGCACCCCTATTGTTGCTGGGCAGGCTGCTCCTGCGACTCCCCTTCCTACTGGAGATAACTTGCAGAATGTTGGAAACTTGATCAGTCAAGCAGACCAGCTGATCCAACGTGAGATGCAGTCGTTACAGCTTGCGCATCAAGAATTACAaaccatccatcttctccaggcAGAGCTATACCGTCTCAGACAGAGACAGCAAcatccagaacaacaaccaaATATACAGACACAGGCCATACCTCCTACTGTGGtacctcttcctcaacccaTAATTCCTCAGCAATTCCCTATGACGCCCCAGATGTCTATGCCTCCAGGTTTCCCCCAATTCCCAGGCATACCTCCGCGACAGCCTAGCCCCCTTATGGCTCGCCATGGTGCCCCTCTTAACGCCGTACCTATCCCTGCTGGCAGTGCTGAGCTCCCAGAAGGCGTTGTCATCCCTCCTGGCTggtctctgcttcctctACAGCGTCTCGATGGCGGCCAAGCCTCGACGCAACCTTCGCCCCAGGTTGGCCCTCAGGCGACTGTCGCAGATAACATTAATGTACCTCAGACAACGTCTACTGTGAGACAACCCTCGCCAATTGGTAGCCGCACCCAGGAAGCTCAACCGGCTGAGAACCCCTCTTCGACTCCGACTGAACCGCGCCCCCCTCAACTTACACCACAGTTCACACGGGCGGTTGAACCACCCCATGTTGTTGCGCCTAGCCCTCGCATGCCCAATTGGGGCGGTTCGGCTCAACTGTTTGGCAACGGATCTCGTCTGGATCATGCTGACCCTGTCACGCAGAATGAGCCTCAGGCTGAAGGAAGCTCAAACCAAACTGGCCCTGTTGAGGCTACGTCTCAGCCAAGTCCAACAGCTGAACATACACCACAAGGCACCCCGCCATCCCAtagtgatgaagacgaggcGTCTGAAATCGACTTAaaggagaagggcaaggcgaGAGCCGTAactgtcgaggaggtcgaggacgaggaaAATGTTAAGGACTAG
- a CDS encoding ABC transporter ATP-binding protein has protein sequence MVSGVARRVLLPRLAEPSQVSLATSRYQLAASFYKSGALPLQSRLFHASSTRQAVLPPFSIAAFRLSANNSLPRNQLSLAHSRPSQFGPISHALRQFSTAPRLSQEIQTKVEEGAKKPVELEANRAIAQDEHKQEFTKSEKAARAAQVNLAAKLSKEGKQAGKAGTDEIVRLIKIARPEIRWLGIAFVFLVISSSVTMLIPFSVGRILDLATKGESEDVRLFGLTMNQFFFGLGTVLTIGAMANFGRVVLLRIVGERVVARLRSQLYRRTYVQDAEFFDANRVGDLISRLSSDTVIVGKSVTQNLSDGLRALFSGGAGFAIMVWTSPKLTGLLLLMFPPIAVGAFIYGRAIRNVSRSIQKNLGTLTKIAEERLGNVKTSQAFVGEVQEIGRYNNQIRKIFALGKKESLIAATFFASTGWAGNMTILAMLIVGGGFVRSGAMSLGDLTSFMMYTAFAGSSLFGLSGFYSELMKGVGAASRLFELQDRKPGIPQTVGVRVKSAQGPIKFTDVSFAYPTRPAVRIFNGLDFEIPSGSNVCVVGPSGGGKSTVASLLLRFYNPTSGTITINGQDISGMNVKSLRRRIGMVSQEPVLFSGTIAENIAYGKPQASRFDIISAARRANCNFISDLPDGLETQVGARGSQLSGGQKQRIAIARALLKDPDILILDEATSALDAESETLVNEALAGLLRGRNTTISIAHRLSTIKRSDQIIVLNSEGKVAEIGSYKQLASDKDSAFSKLMEWQMSGGEVSKDGGSTASRAHITEAEELEDDLERDDEEDSLEHEEENRDSKDEEKRP, from the coding sequence ATGGTCTCGGGAGTAGCACGCCGTGTGCTGCTCCCACGCCTCGCCGAGCCTTCGCAAGTGTCTCTGGCTACGTCGCGATATCAATTAGCAGCTTCTTTCTACAAGTCCGGAGCTCTACCTCTTCAGTCGAGGCTTTTCCACGCTTCCAGCACCCGTCAAGCCGTTCTACCTCCGTTCTCAATCGCTGCATTTCGGTTATCGGCAAATAATTCCCTACCTCGTAATCAGCTTTCCCTCGCGCACAGTCGGCCCTCCCAGTTTGGTCCCATTTCGCACGCCTTGCGACAGTTCTCGACGGCACCTCGTCTATCGCAGGAAATACAGACCAAGGTCGAAGAAGGCGCCAAGAAACCTGTCGAACTTGAAGCTAATCGAGCTATCGCCCAAGATGAGCACAAACAAGAGTTTACCAAGAGTGAAAAGGCTGCTCGGGCGGCGCAGGTCAACCTGGCTGCTAAGCTCTCCAAGGAGGGAAAGCAAGCTGGTAAAGCTGGTACGGATGAAATCGTGCGACTGATCAAGATTGCTCGCCCTGAAATCCGCTGGCTCGGTATCGCCTTTGTCTTTCTGGTAATATCTTCTAGTGTCACCATGTTGATTCCCTTTTCTGTTGGCCGAATTTTGGATCTTGCTACCAAGGGTGAATCTGAGGATGTCCGTCTTTTTGGCTTGACCATGAACCAGTTCTTCTTTGGTTTGGGTACTGTCTTGACTATTGGAGCTATGGCCAACTTTGGTCGAGTTGTCCTTCTCCGAATTGTCGGCGAGCGCGTGGTCGCAAGACTTCGATCTCAACTTTATCGGCGTACTTATGTCCAGGATGCTGAATTTTTCGATGCAAACCGAGTGGGAGATCTTATTTCACGGCTCAGTTCCGATACAGTTATTGTTGGAAAGTCTGTGACACAGAATCTCAGTGATGGTCTTCGCGCCCTCTTCAGTGGAGGTGCAGGTTTTGCTATTATGGTCTGGACAAGCCCCAAACTGACTGGTCTTTTGCTGCTTATGTTCCCTCCCATCGCAGTTGGAGCCTTCATCTACGGTCGCGCTATTCGAAATGTCAGCAGGTCGATTCAAAAGAACTTGGGTACTCTTACCAAGATCGCTGAGGAACGACTTGGTAACGTCAAGACCAGCCAAGCGTTTGTCGGTGAAGTGCAGGAAATCGGTCGTTACAATAATCAAATCCGGAAGATCTTTGCtcttggcaagaaggagTCACTTATTGCTGCCACCTTCTTTGCTTCGACCGGTTGGGCTGGTAACATGACCATTCTTGCGATGCTCATCGTTGGAGGTGGCTTCGTACGCAGCGGGGCCATGTCGCTCGGAGATCTCACCTCATTCATGATGTACACAGCTTTCGCAGGTTCAAGCTTGTTTGGTTTGTCGGGTTTCTACTCAGAGCTCATGAAAGGAGTTGGTGCCGCAAGCCGACTCTTCGAGCTCCAGGACCGCAAACCAGGAATTCCACAAACAGTCGGTGTTCGAGTCAAATCAGCACAGGGCCCCATCAAGTTCACTGATGTCAGCTTCGCTTATCCTACTCGACCTGCTGTCAGAATCTTTAACGGACTGGACTTCGAAATTCCTTCAGGCAGCAATGTCTGTGTTGTTGGCCCATCAGGAGGTGGCAAATCAACAGTAGCATCTTTACTATTACGATTCTACAATCCGACGTCAGGAactatcaccatcaatggcCAGGATATATCTGGAATGAACGTCAAGTCTCTGCGAAGGAGGATCGGTATGgtttctcaagaacctgttCTCTTCTCTGGAACTATCGCCGAGAACATTGCCTATGGAAAGCCTCAGGCCAGCCGTTTCGATATCATTTCTGCTGCTCGAAGAGCTAACTGCAACTTCATCAGCGATCTGCCTGACGGGTTAGAAACCCAGGTTGGTGCTCGAGGCTCCCAGCTCTCTGGAGGTCAAAAGCAGCGAATCGCCATCGCACGAGCTCTTCTTAAAGATCCTGATATCCTGATTCTCGACGAGGCTACATCAGCGCTAGATGCGGAGTCTGAgactcttgtcaatgagGCTTTGGCTGGCCTCCTACGTGGCCGTAACACCACTATCTCTATCGCCCACCGTCTCTCTACTATCAAAAGATCTGACCAAATCATTGTTCTCAACAGTGAGGGTAAAGTGGCCGAGATCGGTAGCTACAAGCAGCTGGCCTCTGACAAGGACAGCGCATTTAGCAAGCTCATGGAGTGGCAGATGAGTGGCGGTGAGGTTTCCAAGGATGGTGGCTCGACTGCCTCCCGGGCACATATAACAGAGgccgaggagctcgaggatgaTCTAGAAAgggacgatgaagaagatagTCTTGAgcacgaggaagagaacaggGACTcaaaggatgaggagaagcgtCCTTGA